The genome window AAAATTAAATTTAAGCGGCTTTGGTGGAGTATGTTGGTTTTTAATAATACTTGATAATTCATCTACCTTTTTATATAGCTCTACAAGTAATTTTAGAGTAAGCGGATCACTATTTTCACTCTCGCCACGCACCTTTTCATGGCTTAGCCACTCATCTATATTGCTTCTACTTTGATTAAATTCTACCTCATAAACATACTCATCATCAGGCTCAAAAGCAATCTCAACCCTTCCATAAATCAACCTAAAATCTACCATAAGCTCACCAGCACAAAAACAAAAAATATAATTCCTAAATATCCATTAAGAGTAAAAAACGCCCTATCTATCTTGCTAAAATCACGTCTAACAATTCTATGTTCAAAATATAAAATAATAGCACTTATTATCACGCCAATAAATGCTGCTACTCCAAGATTGGCACTAATAGCAAAAAGCAACCAAAAAAGCACAGCAAGAAAATGAAAAAGAGCACAAATAAACATAGATGCCTTTGCACCATATATACTAGGAATACTAAATAAACCCATTTTTTTATCATATTCCATATCTTGAAGTGAGTATAAAATATCAAACCCAGCTACCCAAAAAATAACTCCACAAGATAGTAATATAGACCACAAAGGTATATAAGCAAGCACTGCAATAGCTCCAGCAATTGGCGAAAGTCCAAGACACACCCCAAGCACAACATGTGCTAAGCTAGAAAATCTTTTAAAATATGAATACGCACCAAGAATTAATAAAATAGGAAAGCTAAGCCAAAAAGCAAGAGAGTTAATAAAATATGCTACAATTACAAAAATCAAAGCATTAATCCAGATAAAAAATAGCAAATTTCCTCTGCCAATTCTACCATCTACACTTGGGCGTGATGCACAGCGTGGATTATCCTTATCAATATCTCTATCTAAATATCGATTTGCTCCCATAGCAAAATTTCTAGCACTTACAGCACAAAGAGTGCCTAAAATCAAAAGTTCCCAACCAAACCAAATTGAGTCATTTATAATTTTAGAAGCCACAATCATCGCTATAAATATAAATGGCAAAGCAAATACTGAATGCTTAAACACAATTAATTCATTAATATCTTTTAAAATTTGTATAAATTTTGTCATACCTTTCCTTTTAAGGCTAGTATTTTAGCGAAATTTATCTAAATTTTGATTGATAAAATAGTGATTTTAAGCATATTTAGAGCGTTTGGTTAGTAAAATAACAAATTAATCCATTTTATAGCTTATTTAAA of Campylobacter vicugnae contains these proteins:
- the mqnP gene encoding menaquinone biosynthesis prenyltransferase MqnP, with translation MTKFIQILKDINELIVFKHSVFALPFIFIAMIVASKIINDSIWFGWELLILGTLCAVSARNFAMGANRYLDRDIDKDNPRCASRPSVDGRIGRGNLLFFIWINALIFVIVAYFINSLAFWLSFPILLILGAYSYFKRFSSLAHVVLGVCLGLSPIAGAIAVLAYIPLWSILLSCGVIFWVAGFDILYSLQDMEYDKKMGLFSIPSIYGAKASMFICALFHFLAVLFWLLFAISANLGVAAFIGVIISAIILYFEHRIVRRDFSKIDRAFFTLNGYLGIIFFVFVLVSLW